The sequence AGGGTTGGTATGGGGTGCGTCCCAAACTCACCAGTTGTCGCACCGTTAAACCCGCTGGTGCGATCGATTGCTGCGGCAACCACGCCAGCGTTTGCGCCACAATTTGAGCCGGGAGACTGTGAATCGCCTTGCCATCCAGCCACACCGCTCCCTGTTGCGGTATTAACAGGCGGTTTAACAACTTTAGCAGTGTAGACTTACCCGATCCATTTGCGCCTATCAGACTGAGCCACTCACCCGGTTGCAGAGTTAGATGCAGATCGTGGATCACAGAATGATCCCGGTAACCGCCAGTGAGGTGTTCAGTGTGGAGAAGCATACAACAAGAGAAAGGGTTAAGAAAATTGATTAATGTCTGATTTGATTACGGAGAATCACCCAGATCAAAATCGGTGTGCCAATCAAAGCAGTCACCGAGTTGAGCGGCAACACCGACGATCGCACCAAAACTTGCGACAGCAAATCTGCCACTAATGCTAGCCCAGCCCCAACGATCGTTGCGCTGGGTAGAAGCCATCGGACATCACTCGTTTGCAGCACACCTCGACACAGATGAGGCACTGCAACACCCAGAAACGCGATGGGTCCGCAAAACGCAGTCACGACTCCTGCCAGAATGGATGAACTGAGTAAAACTAGAAACCGGAGTCGATTTAGACTGACTCCCAGCGATCGGGCTTGAGTGTCGCCAAGCAGAATTACATTCAAGGCAGTGGTTGTGATAAACGCGATCGCGCTGCCAATCACAACTCCACTCGCCATCAGGGGAAGTTGCGCCCAGGTGACACCGCCAAAGCTGCCAAACGTCCAAATGACAAACTGCTGTACCTGTTGAGCAGAACTCAGTTGCAGCAGAATATTGACAACTGCTCCGGTGGCATAGCCAAACATTAGTCCCAACACGAGGAGCGCGATCGCGCTTTGCACTATTCGCGCCGTCACAATCACCAATACTGCGACGCTCGCTGCTCCAATGCAGGCGGCGGTAATGATGTTGATATCGCCATAGAGAACCCCAAGTTGCTGCGAGGCAAGCACCACGATCGCGACCCCCAAACTGGCACCCGAACTAATTCCCAGCACGAACGGCCCTGCCAGCGGATTGTGAAACAAGGTTTGCAGTTGTAAGCCGCTAATGGCGAGGGCAGAACCTGCCAACATGGCTGTCAGCGATCGCGGCAGGCGAAATTGCCAGATGATCGCGCTCCAGGTGGGCTTGGTCGGAGTACCACCCATCAGAGTTGTGAACACATCCGATAATGGAATTGGCACCGTTCCGATCGCTAAACTTACAACAAACAACAGCAACAAACCACCGCTCAGGATGCCCAATAGCCAGGGGTAAGATGCAGAACCACGCCACTTCATTGGGGCAACTGTCGATAGTACACAAATTGATGTTCTGGCATTAACTCAGGATGAAAAATCTTCACCAAATCTGCCAGGATTAAATCTGGATTGGCAGTGCCGCTTTGCCAGTAATCGTTGCCCCCGTCAGGGTTGACTTTGGCTGTCGGACTGAACACCTTACCCGATTGTACGGCTATAAAGTTTTGATAGCGAGGGTCCGCTGCCAGCAAATCTGCGCGGGTTTTGACGCTATTTGCATTGACAATCCAATACTGAGCGGTGACAGCGCGATCGTAGACCTGCTCAAAATTTAACTGCACACTGCCCGGTGTTCGTTCATCTGCCCAAAGATAAGTGGCACCTGAATCCTGAAAAAACCGCGCCACATAGCTCTCGCCCCCTGGGATATACCAGGTGCCCTGATAATCGAAGCCTGAAAAGACGGTCGGTTTTAGTTGCCGTTGGGTGGCTTTTGCCGCGATCGCCTGGTATCGCTGCCGCACTTCTGCAAAGCGTTGTTCTGCTTCTGCCTCCCGGTTAAAAAACGTTGCCAGAAACTTGATCCACTCGGCTCTTCCCAGCGGAGTCGATTCCATATATTCGGCAACGATCGCCACCTTCAGTCCCGCCTCCAGGAGTTTAGGATGGGTATCTTGTTGAGGGTTGCCCGTACCGAAGGTAGTAACCAATTCTGGTGACAGTTCCAGCACTCTTTCGACACTCAAATTCCCAGAATCACCGACTTCAACCAATTGGTTTGCTTCAATTTTTGCCGTCACAGCAGGAGTTGTGACATCCTTAAAATTACTAATTCCAACTAAGCGATCGAGGACGTTTAACCGCTCCAACGGAACAAAGTGAGTTGTGGATAACGCAACGACCGAACGGACTGGAATTTGTACAATTTGCTCTGGCTTAAATCCCGATGGAATTGGAGTTCCACACTGCACCAGCACATATTGAAATTGCGTTTTGGCATCTTTCCAGGGACGATTCACTGAAACCACTTTGTAGTGTTGATGATACGTCACGGTGAATCCCTGAGCATCAGTCAAGCGAACTTTATTCGGAAAGTAATCTACATCCGCGCGATACTCTTGCACACACTCCGGGTTGGAGTTAGTGGAGGGCTGAGGTGGTGCGATTATGCAGGCTGAGAGGGCGATCACACAGCCCAAAAAGATAGACCCAAGACGCGATACCTTCGGTGGGCTTTGCCAACGGTTCATGGCGAATGCTGAATCAGTGGATAGAGATGAGACTCGATTTTGTGTCCCTGCTGAACATGGTCTTGCACAATCTGTTTGGCAATGTCAGGCGTGACGCGAGTGTACCAGGTTCTGTCACTGGAATAGAAAACGACCGGACCCAGTTTGCAAACCTCCAGGCAACCAGAGGTCATCACATAGACATCCAGTTCGGCTTGCTTGATGGCTTCCTGGAGTGCCTCAATAATCGGTTGCCAGTTGCGCGAAGGATAGCAACGACTGGAGCGACACACCGCAAGATAAGGACGCTTTAAGGGATTCTGGTCAAACGGAATCGGACGAGTTCCCAGAATGTAGGTTTCGCGCAATTCCTGGTACAAACTCAACTTTTCGAGTTGGGGTTTACCTTCTGGGAGCAGGTCTTCATCCTCACCGACAAAGGGATTTGGCAAAAACAGATTCATCATCTTTTCGCCAGATCCATTCCAAAACTGAATCCCCCAACTGCGGGCTTCTCCCCGTTCGTTTAGACGACGATACAGCGAGGCACGGTGAATCAGTCGCTGCTGCCGTAGTTCAGGAGGTGTTTTTGCTAGAGGTCCGCCCAGATGTTCTTCCAGACAAAGATGCAGATGCCATGCTTCGGTAACGACAGTGAGATAGCCATCATACAGAATGCAAATTTTAGGCGGTTGAGTGAATTCCAACTCCAGCACGCTCCCTTCCACCACATGTCCGATCTGGGTTTCCTGCCAGCGTTCTTGAAACAGCGTGTAGAGGAGTGGTCCCGTGACATCGATCGTACAGGGAAAGTCTTCGTACTCAATCTGTCCGCCTGTGGTCAGCGGTTCTGTAATCGTGCGGTTGAGTGGCGTAACTTGGCGAGAGAATTCACCCATCATCGTTCTCCTACAACGTAGCACTGATCCCGACTCGAAAGCTGCGTCTCACCCCAGAATAACCTGGATGTCGCTGTACTCACCGAGAATGGATCTCCTCCTGAATTGAAGCAGAAACCTGCTTTAAATTGAGCGATCGCCCAATAAACACTAACCGAGTTTGACGGGGTTCATCGGGTTGCCAGGGGCGATCGTAAAAAGTATCAAATCGATTGCCAACACCTTGAACGACTAACCGCATGGCTTTATTGGGCACGGCTACAAAGCCCTTAATCCGATAAATCTCATACTGCTGAACCAGAGATTGCAAGCGGTTGACCAACTCTGCTGGGTCAAATGCCTGATCAAGTACCACATGAACCGAAGTAATGTCTTCATCGTGTTCATGATCTTCTTCCGTATCATGATGGCTAGGGCGAGAGTCGAGATTGTCTTCAACAGCGGCATTAAATCCCAGTAGAAGATCAGGGCTAATTTCTCCTTGTTTGCAGGGCACAATTTTCACCCCGGTTGGAAGTTCCTTTTGTAACCACTGCTGAACTTTTTTTTGAGTTGCTAAATCAACGCGATCGACCTTCGTTAACAACACCATATCGGCACACGCCAACTGATCTTCAAACAGTTCTTCGATCGGGGTTTCATGCTCCAGGCTATCATCCGCTTGCCGTTGAGCTTCCAGGGCATCTAAATCACCGACAAACTGACCATTGGCAAGAGCTTCGCAATCCACGACAGTCACAACACCATCGACGGTTGCTCCAGTGCGAATTTCGGGCCAGCGAAAGGCTTGTACCAGAGGTTTGGGTAAGGCTAATCCAGAGGTTTCAATCAGGATGCAGTCAAGACGATCGCGCCTTTTTAACAACTCCTGCATTGTCGGCAAAAACTCTTCCTGCACGGTGCAGCACAAACAGCCATTCGCCAGTTCCAAAATATTGTTATTCGGGTCTTCATCGTCATCACAAACGCGACACGATCGCAATAACTCACCATCAATCCCCATTTCGCCGAATTCATTGACCAATACGGCAATGCGACGACCTTGATTGTTTTGTAATAGATGACGCACGAGTGTGGTTTTTCCGGCTCCCAAAAAGCCTGTCACAACGGTAACTGGAATTTTATGCATGATCTGGTACTTGATAAAGCTAAATGAGCGTTACTGATTTTCCACTGGCAGTGGTGGTAAGACGGCATGTATACCCTTCTTCACGACCTCTGGGCGCTCTTTGTACGGCACTTTGCCCTCGGAGCAAGCGACATACTGGCCACTAAATTGCAGGAGTTCAGGTACTGAATGAGTCGGAGACAGTTCACTTAAGATGAACGTAAGTTTGGTAGGAGCCGCAAAGGCTACCACACAAGCACGGCTACAAGCGCCCAGACAGCGCACTGGACGTAGCTGAATCGCTTCTTGCCAGTCACAGGCTTCTAAGCCCTGACTCAGATGATCAAAGAGAGCTTGACCCGCACTCAAGCCAGCCTGTGTTTGACTAGTCTCTGAAGGGCGGCAAAGCACACAAACAAACAACGTATGTTGAGTCATGATAATCATCAAGTGTGACGACGGCTTTGATGTTGGAGAAATTTCAGCGTTGCCATTAGCATTAAAAAGCAAGTGGAAACTAAACGGTGGCACCAAAAGGCTGCTTTCTCAGGAACGATTACTTACGACGCAGCTGCCACTTCAGCATTCAGATCAGCACAATAAGTTTTGTAGACTCCATCTAAAAATTGCCACAGGGCATCCACCGCTTGCTGCGCAACTTGCAGTACTTCCGCCTCTTTCTCAGGCGTATCTGCGTACTGCTCAATCAGTTTCAATTCGGCTTCAGTGTGCCACACATCCGCCGCCTGATGGACCGTGAAGAACTGGTAGTCTTCTGGATTGTTCATGCCATAGAACTGCCTCAGGCCATCAATTTTAACGGCTGCAATTTCAGGAATTTGAGACTCGTACATCACCAATGCAGCTAATCCAGCGTAGAAGGGAGAATTGATGCAAATGCTGCGGAAGGTTTCGATCAGATTTGTTGTGGTTGCTAAAGGAGCCGTCTCAGTTAGTTCAGCTTCCGCTGCACCGAGCGCGATCGCAAACCGTTTCCAGAGCGCCGGATGGTTATTCTCGCCCCGTTCTTCTTCGATCAGGTTTTCCAAAATTTCCTGGCGGACTAAGATCGCTCCATCCATGGCAGGCGTATTGAAATGTACTCCGCTGACATAAGTTGGAAACGCTAGCACATTCTGAAAATACTGAATTGCATAGGGTTTTAGATGCCCACGAGTAAGCTTCCCTTCTGTCCAGGCGATATAGAAGGGATGTTTCAGCAAATGCTTTTGGTCAGCGATCGCCTTGAGTTGTTCACGAATTGCCATACAGCCTCCATGGGTGGGTAAAGTACAGGAAAAAGTCTGAAACTCTTTTGAACGTTGAGGTCGGAATTTTTTGTCCTCAACAGTGCAGCCGGTTTGTAGCATTAAAGGCACCCCCCTAAATGGTTTGGATTATGTGAACAGTGAACGTTAAAGGAGTATCCAATCGCCATTGCTTACCTTTGTAAAAGAGAAGTTGATAAACGTGCAAATCGCCATAGCGGAACGATGCTTCAAACGATCTGGCACAGTTTTGACAAAATGGTCTCGCCCAACTGGAACACTGACCCAGTGTGTCTCTGCACCAATATCAATCCCAGCAGCATGAGGATGAATTTGGCTGATTTTAGGTTCCACTGGTTGCCGTGACATTTCTCCTCCTCTTGTTTGCAAAGGTGCTCTGACCTGGGACGGTTGCTGGAAAGTCTTCTAAACAGGATAGGAAATCCTTCACCAGTGCAATCACCACGAGTCCCAGAACCATGCTCCGAGTCAGGCACTTAGCACCATTGATGCTTCGGTCTTAACTGTCAGAACACAGTTTTAGGATAGGCAATTACCCCAGTTTCTTCCGTCAATCACGCAGCATTTTAGGCTGCGTTAGGTGCTCCGTAGGAGAATTGCACTAATCTATCCCCTGTTTGGTTGGACCGGAATACTTCACCCATTAGGACATGGGCGCGTACTGCTCGAAACATGCCAAAGCGACATAACCCTGATCCAAATGCCAAACGCATCAACAGGAACGTGGGCACTTCCCGCAATGATTTAATTAGCCCAATCACGCCAAACCGAATAATTCCCTCTGGACGCACTACTCCCTGCCAGATAGAGTCGAGCCACGAGGGTAAAGTTTCCACTGTCCAGTCAGCAGTGGTGACTTCACCCGCAACCAGTCCGGTTGCCTCCAGTAATTCTGCAAATCCTTCAATGCTGGAAAACGCGGGATGAGACCACTGATCGAGCAGTTGGCGCATCACTGGCTTTTCCCAGAAGTTTAGGGGTGTATGACGATTCCCATTCTGGGGCGTTGCACGAACGTCCCGCTGATTCCAGTCAGCAACCACCAAAATGCCACCCGGTTTCAGAGCGCGCAATAGCTCTCTGGCGAACTGGGCTTTATCGGGCATGTGCGGACCTGCCTCGATCGACCAGACTACATCAAAGCTGGCATCCGGGAAAGACAGTGCCAGCGCATCATCCACCTTGAACTGGGCACTCACCCCAGGTGGTGTCAATTCTTGGGCGCGTCTAACTTGCTGGGGACTGATGGTAATGCCAGTTACATGGAAGCCATACTCCTGTGCCAGAATGCGACTACTGCCACCAATACCACAGCCCACATCCAAAACAGTAGTACCGGAAGGCAGGCAATCTAGTCCGCCCCAACGTACCATTTCATGCACAAAGTCTTCTTTGGCTTTGAGAAAATCCTTTTTGCAAGGGGGAGCGCCATAGTGCCCCAGGTGGATGTGTTCGCCCCAGTAAAATTCCAGAATGCCGTCGTTCGTCCAATCATCATAGGAATTGGCGACAGAATCAGGAGATTGATAGCGACGGGCCGTGAGTAGATAGAGCGCAATTCCAACTATCAGGAGTACCAGTAGAATTCCTAGCGTAGCAATTGATATATTCATCTGGATGAAACCTCACTATTCAAGACTTTTGACTGCTGGACTACCTGTTTCTCCGTTACTTGCACAGTTGGGAACTGGGTTCGCTATTGTCTCAGCCGTTTGATGAAAGGATGAGATCGACACTAAACGGTCTGAGTCCGCATCCCACAGAAGAAATTGGGCACAGTCAAATAGATCTCCGATTCGCAGGGTCTTGACATCCGAGAGCAGGTGACTATTTTCACGATGACAAGCAGCAAGATGATAATTGGGAATTCTTTCGGAAAGATGGTGAATCGTGTGATAACCGATATCGGCGCTAAACCATCTGAGAATGGTGGGTAATTCTAAATAACTGCTGCCCTGAACTGCTCCTAAAATATAGTCCCAACCTGCTGTTTTGTGAGCATAAGCCCCCTCAAAAATATGCTGGACAAAAAAGACCCAGATGAAGATCGTTGCAGAACAACTGAGGGTGATCGAGTAAATACTCCAAAACAGTCCAACTCCCCACAGATGGCTCAGAAAAATCCAGCCGCCAATGACACAAATATTGTTCAACAGGAGATCCCAAAATTCAGCAACCGACTGCCAGTGTTTTGACTGATGGGTAGATAGGGTTTGCGCGAAGTTCTTCAACTCCGAACCCTGCCTCAGGGCAGTAAATACATGATGGATGAAATCATAGATTCCCATAATCAACATGAATCTGGGCTTGATGACCAGGTAGAAAAAACCACCTGGAATTCCTATTAATGGATGTCGTAGGACTTCGTACAGCCTTTGATTGAACGGATCGAGCTGAGAAAACTCCTCGGTGGATAAGAAATCTGCAACACCCCGATATCGCTCCCAGTCACCATTCGTTTTGTGATGGTAGGCATGATCCCTTGACCAGCCATATTGGGGAATCGCATTGATTACACCCAGTAGGAACCCAACGATTCGATTCGCCTGCTTTGACCGGAAGAGAGAATAGTGTCCACAATCATGCATCAAAGAAAAACAGCGCAGTGAAAAGAGAAACATCAGAGCCATGATTGGGGGGAGCAGCCATAGGGAAATTGTGGCTGCTTGTACAGCCACAATCCATAAAAGAACATAAGGGACAATGGTATTGAGAATTTGATACGTTGCTCGCAGGTTGCTGGTTTTGATGTATGGAGTCAACACAAAGTCAGATTTTTTGATCGTATCCGATGGTTTTAGTTGACGAGAAAATTCATATTTTACAAAGGGATGAACCGCTGTCGGGATCTGTCCAGAGCGATTCAGGTAGTGTTTGAGCATAATAGGTTTCAGTTCAGGAATACGTCGAGATGAAGGAATAGCTGAGCATCTCGTTCCAAAATGCTGCGCGAACGTCCATCAAAATTACTGCACAATCTCCTTCTGCAATGCACAAACGGCTGGCTGAAACTCCTCCCAGGTTTTACACACTTGCTCGTAACATTGGGGTGGGGTGATGGGCAGATTTTTCAGGTAAAAGAATGTCACCTGGTTAAATGATTCCAGTAGGAATACCAATTCAGTCGCCGGATTGTAAGTATCTACAGCTTCCAGAATATGAGCATTCATAAAATGATGGCGCAGAATCACCGTATCGGGAGCCGCTAACCAGGCGTTTAAAAAAGCAGCAAGACGAGATCGCTGGATAAAGTAGGTTTTGAAAGATTCCCCCGCAATCCCCACTGTGGGAGAATTAGTGCTGCAAATGAGGGCACCGCGTTCACCACCGAGATAGCCTGCCCAGGCGTTGTAGCCGAGTACTAGTAAATTTGTAGCAATAAAGTCTTGCTGCCAGTCCATCGGTTCAGGCACTTCACTCATGACATCCTCCGTGGGTAGGGGTTTCAAGCTGGAATTCTGACCAACGCTGCTGCATTTGCTGATAGCAGGCTGCTGGGGAGATGGCAAGATGCTGAAGCAAATTAATGTCTGCCCGTCCATTTTCGTTAATTAACAGCAGAATTTGTTGGGCAGGATCATAGGTTTGAACGGTATCGATCAGACGTTCAATTAAGGTTGCCGTTAAATTGAGAGTTTGCAAATAGGTCGAAATATCGGACAGGGGAACAAATCGGGCAGTGTACTCCACGACATCGCTACACCAATCCACAGACTCGGTGTTGATGATCGCCACATCACAGGCAACCATGCCCCGTCCCTGAGTGGTAAATCCTTGCCACGCGGCGTGTCCCAGGGGTAACAGATTTTCTCGAATGAATAGGTTTTGCCAGTAACCACAATAGCCTTGCCAGAGATCATTTCGCATTGGCTTCCTCCCGGATGATTTTTGCGGCTTCTACCATGTTTTTCAGCGATGGAATCACTTCCTCCCAGCGGCGTGTTTTTAATCCGCAATCAGGGTTGACCCAAATCTGTTCGATCGGTAGATTGGCAATCCCAGTTTTTAGCTGTTGAACCATCAACTCAGTACTAGGAATCGCTGGACTATGGACATCGTAAACGCCGTTACCGACTTGATGTTGGTAGCCTGCATCCGTAATTTCAAATAGGGTCTCATTGTTGCTGCGGCTATTCTCGATCGACAACACATCCGCATCCAGACGCTCAATGTGCTGAATAATGTCGCCAAACTCGGAGTAGCACATGTGGGTGTGAATTTGAGTTTCGGGCTTGGCAACTCCTGC is a genomic window of Leptolyngbya sp. 'hensonii' containing:
- a CDS encoding DUF1636 domain-containing protein gives rise to the protein MTQHTLFVCVLCRPSETSQTQAGLSAGQALFDHLSQGLEACDWQEAIQLRPVRCLGACSRACVVAFAAPTKLTFILSELSPTHSVPELLQFSGQYVACSEGKVPYKERPEVVKKGIHAVLPPLPVENQ
- a CDS encoding methyltransferase domain-containing protein, with the translated sequence MNISIATLGILLVLLIVGIALYLLTARRYQSPDSVANSYDDWTNDGILEFYWGEHIHLGHYGAPPCKKDFLKAKEDFVHEMVRWGGLDCLPSGTTVLDVGCGIGGSSRILAQEYGFHVTGITISPQQVRRAQELTPPGVSAQFKVDDALALSFPDASFDVVWSIEAGPHMPDKAQFARELLRALKPGGILVVADWNQRDVRATPQNGNRHTPLNFWEKPVMRQLLDQWSHPAFSSIEGFAELLEATGLVAGEVTTADWTVETLPSWLDSIWQGVVRPEGIIRFGVIGLIKSLREVPTFLLMRLAFGSGLCRFGMFRAVRAHVLMGEVFRSNQTGDRLVQFSYGAPNAA
- the cobW gene encoding cobalamin biosynthesis protein CobW — encoded protein: MHKIPVTVVTGFLGAGKTTLVRHLLQNNQGRRIAVLVNEFGEMGIDGELLRSCRVCDDDEDPNNNILELANGCLCCTVQEEFLPTMQELLKRRDRLDCILIETSGLALPKPLVQAFRWPEIRTGATVDGVVTVVDCEALANGQFVGDLDALEAQRQADDSLEHETPIEELFEDQLACADMVLLTKVDRVDLATQKKVQQWLQKELPTGVKIVPCKQGEISPDLLLGFNAAVEDNLDSRPSHHDTEEDHEHDEDITSVHVVLDQAFDPAELVNRLQSLVQQYEIYRIKGFVAVPNKAMRLVVQGVGNRFDTFYDRPWQPDEPRQTRLVFIGRSLNLKQVSASIQEEIHSR
- a CDS encoding iron ABC transporter permease, whose product is MKWRGSASYPWLLGILSGGLLLLFVVSLAIGTVPIPLSDVFTTLMGGTPTKPTWSAIIWQFRLPRSLTAMLAGSALAISGLQLQTLFHNPLAGPFVLGISSGASLGVAIVVLASQQLGVLYGDINIITAACIGAASVAVLVIVTARIVQSAIALLVLGLMFGYATGAVVNILLQLSSAQQVQQFVIWTFGSFGGVTWAQLPLMASGVVIGSAIAFITTTALNVILLGDTQARSLGVSLNRLRFLVLLSSSILAGVVTAFCGPIAFLGVAVPHLCRGVLQTSDVRWLLPSATIVGAGLALVADLLSQVLVRSSVLPLNSVTALIGTPILIWVILRNQIRH
- a CDS encoding ABC transporter substrate-binding protein, producing the protein MNRWQSPPKVSRLGSIFLGCVIALSACIIAPPQPSTNSNPECVQEYRADVDYFPNKVRLTDAQGFTVTYHQHYKVVSVNRPWKDAKTQFQYVLVQCGTPIPSGFKPEQIVQIPVRSVVALSTTHFVPLERLNVLDRLVGISNFKDVTTPAVTAKIEANQLVEVGDSGNLSVERVLELSPELVTTFGTGNPQQDTHPKLLEAGLKVAIVAEYMESTPLGRAEWIKFLATFFNREAEAEQRFAEVRQRYQAIAAKATQRQLKPTVFSGFDYQGTWYIPGGESYVARFFQDSGATYLWADERTPGSVQLNFEQVYDRAVTAQYWIVNANSVKTRADLLAADPRYQNFIAVQSGKVFSPTAKVNPDGGNDYWQSGTANPDLILADLVKIFHPELMPEHQFVYYRQLPQ
- a CDS encoding CADD family putative folate metabolism protein encodes the protein MAIREQLKAIADQKHLLKHPFYIAWTEGKLTRGHLKPYAIQYFQNVLAFPTYVSGVHFNTPAMDGAILVRQEILENLIEEERGENNHPALWKRFAIALGAAEAELTETAPLATTTNLIETFRSICINSPFYAGLAALVMYESQIPEIAAVKIDGLRQFYGMNNPEDYQFFTVHQAADVWHTEAELKLIEQYADTPEKEAEVLQVAQQAVDALWQFLDGVYKTYCADLNAEVAAAS
- a CDS encoding fatty acid desaturase, coding for MLKHYLNRSGQIPTAVHPFVKYEFSRQLKPSDTIKKSDFVLTPYIKTSNLRATYQILNTIVPYVLLWIVAVQAATISLWLLPPIMALMFLFSLRCFSLMHDCGHYSLFRSKQANRIVGFLLGVINAIPQYGWSRDHAYHHKTNGDWERYRGVADFLSTEEFSQLDPFNQRLYEVLRHPLIGIPGGFFYLVIKPRFMLIMGIYDFIHHVFTALRQGSELKNFAQTLSTHQSKHWQSVAEFWDLLLNNICVIGGWIFLSHLWGVGLFWSIYSITLSCSATIFIWVFFVQHIFEGAYAHKTAGWDYILGAVQGSSYLELPTILRWFSADIGYHTIHHLSERIPNYHLAACHRENSHLLSDVKTLRIGDLFDCAQFLLWDADSDRLVSISSFHQTAETIANPVPNCASNGETGSPAVKSLE
- a CDS encoding (2Fe-2S) ferredoxin domain-containing protein → MMGEFSRQVTPLNRTITEPLTTGGQIEYEDFPCTIDVTGPLLYTLFQERWQETQIGHVVEGSVLELEFTQPPKICILYDGYLTVVTEAWHLHLCLEEHLGGPLAKTPPELRQQRLIHRASLYRRLNERGEARSWGIQFWNGSGEKMMNLFLPNPFVGEDEDLLPEGKPQLEKLSLYQELRETYILGTRPIPFDQNPLKRPYLAVCRSSRCYPSRNWQPIIEALQEAIKQAELDVYVMTSGCLEVCKLGPVVFYSSDRTWYTRVTPDIAKQIVQDHVQQGHKIESHLYPLIQHSP